A single genomic interval of Electrophorus electricus isolate fEleEle1 chromosome 2, fEleEle1.pri, whole genome shotgun sequence harbors:
- the march4 gene encoding membrane-associated ring finger (C3HC4) 4: NQVKTKVLYTEDCFGCQTSKFVFKGILGNPYVFSTFLIKGGIKLSISLKSDSNQYHWGFLTKERILCGRGMLKGRCCFLFNDLKVLLLRPQTPGDPPPALGPMSGQTPTRHESEVNSYSCVASNNNTLRAHRLQHWNTPSTEDAVGTELQKDTTGWSGTATELSGALHSSYSTDEFVKDKRDERFSFISYAEGTPVCRICFQGPEQGELLSPCRCSGSVRSTHQPCLIKWISERGSWTCELCYYKYQVIAISTKNPLQWQAISLTVIEKVQIAAAILGSLFLIASISWLVWSSFSPSAKWQRQDLLFQICYGMYGFMDVVCIALIVHEGPSVFRIFSRWQAVNQKWKVLNYDKKTDSEDLKASEEGEWTLSLQEGVGISPSASSLMAAAATPAPGTPGTVTAGPGVDDPLHNQASRPAVTDQHCPYSFLQLLSHLRPHEPRSQPAPASVASNQPRELVMRVTTV, encoded by the exons AACCAAGTTAAAACGAAAGTGCTTTACACAGAAGATTGTTTCGGATGTCAGACCAGCAAGTTTGTATTTAAAGGAATATTGGGAAATCCATACGTCTTTTCTACGTTCTTAATAAAGGGTGGCATTAAACTTTCTATCTCACTAAAATCTGACAGCAACCAGTATCACTGGGGTTTTTTAACCAAGGAACGGATACTGTGCGGCCGAGGTATGCTGAAAGGccgctgctgttttcttttcaatGACCTGAAGGTGCTACTGCTCAGGCCACAGACTCCGGGTGATCCTCCTCCCGCGCTCGGCCCCATGAGCGGACAAACGCCGACGCGCCATGAGAGCGAAGTCAACTCGTACTCGTGCGTCGCAAGCAATAACAACACACTGCGCGCCCATCGACTACAACACTGGAATACCCCGTCAACAGAAGACGCTGTGGGGACGGAGTTACAGAAGGACACGACGGGATGGTCGGGCACGGCAACCGAGCTCTCCGGAGCTCTGCACAGCAGCTACTCCACTGATGAGTTCGTCAAAGATAAACGGGATGAGAGGTTCTCCTTCATCAGTTATGCCGAGGGCACCCCTGTGTGCAGGATATGTTTTCAAGGACCAGAGCAG GGGGAGCTGTTAAGCCCATGCCGCTGTAGTGGCTCTGTTCGCAGTACTCATCAGCCTTGTCTCATTAAGTGGATCAGTGAGAGAGGCTCCTGGACATGTGAGTTGTGTTACTACAAGTACCAGGTCATTGCCATCAGCACCAAGAACCCACTGCAG TGGCAGGCCATCTCGCTAACAGTAATTGAGAAGGTGCAGATTGCAGCAGCCATCTTGGGCTCGCTCTTCCTCATTGCCAGCATCTCATGGCTGGTCTGGTCGTCCTTCAGCCCCTCAGCCAAGTGGCAACGGCAGGACCTGCTCTTCCAGATCTGCTACGGCATGTATGGCTTCATGGACGTGGTCTGCATTG CTCTGATCGTCCACGAGGGCCCTTCCGTGTTCCGCATCTTCAGTCGCTGGCAGGCAGTCAATCAGAAGTGGAAAGTCCTGAACTATGACAAGAAGACGGACAGTGAGGATCTGAAAGCCAGCGAGGAGGGTGAGTGGACACTCTCGCTGCAGGAAGGAGTCGGGATATCACCCTCTGCCTCCTCACTGATGGCTGCCGCGGCCACGCCAGCCCCCGGTACACCCGGCACTGTGACGGCGGGCCCTGGTGTAGATGACCCGCTGCATAACCAGGCCAGCAGGCCAGCTGTGACCGACCAGCACTGCCCTTACAGCTTTCTCCAGCTCCTCAGCCACCTCCGGCCCCACGAACCGCGCAGCCAGCCGGCCCCAGCCAGCGTTGCCAGCAACCAGCCCAGGGAACTGGTCATGAGAGTAACCACTGTGTGA